The proteins below are encoded in one region of Sminthopsis crassicaudata isolate SCR6 chromosome 1, ASM4859323v1, whole genome shotgun sequence:
- the CCDC116 gene encoding coiled-coil domain-containing protein 116 isoform X2, which yields MGPVGRVHGFLRPPCPLYVPMPPRAHGHKKPPKSEPFSEFLDFLATGPILDSLQVVMDEATKKMTQMHTETGLPLFDVDKGPSRKARDQRDAIEVARRLRRDRPHLYPAFPNNYPSSSSSESNFYYGRDECKGPSDGHGRGPLGGIFMNPPWLHTKVSRFQPRNPLSHLPPIPEKFQLEKDLKHVLRKKMKNPMTSRREDFFFWKRPLDPVDMVWSKEKRLEWLSKLLEPVRKKSSKMPSLLEIFNALDKVSRTKISTPRGTSSTAWKPCPSQVPCPAHMPCTARMPCTVHMTSHIRMPCSSRMVNSAWMSQMPSSPGMSYTRKASSSKMPCTTEMPSPPRMPSPTERPSPTRISCSTQMPPPPQRSCATQIPSPPQRSCSTQIPSPPQRSCATQMPSPPEISCSTQMPSLTRMPSPTQMPSPPQMPSPPRMPSPFQMPSPVRLPSPSSIPSPPSLPCLANKSSQTEWAHLKRSSSLKPIPVSRSNVMEKGIQAETQASKDKPSCMEQELDFIKEELERELLELLLGSLNPKSSSSSSSSSLKVPAYNSGKEPFHTLDFLAEHQLFPALQDVVSQAVLRLSLARRSNGVPLFPALQRYFSQIRQQCQQQQQQPPPPPQEEEEEEEEEEEEEEEKAPKPVSPKHWEHVTHKSVWYLPEVTIKEDNKPIIAQPFTTKEKRTLVSVTMPLHGSTTARMQREKAQAEARALAEAKAHAQEVRSLSHIKARVRRDSESMRKARYQKLSKTLKKLPPEISTKSHKSLMSHFSLLNPKKEYMIQFLMDQAIKLLLYKYNYEKTLAERLGFISFSVADTLMDLIIGFKKVKGPSIHLNSQINWPCVLDKLEAAERASLLEPLKKKAGIAGVGVSPSTGAGPGTGTTTTTSSSSSRHSPRLSPKSSPKPFLSRYSPPSRRASPPSRRASSLSQRASPPSRRASPPSRRASPPSRRASPRSSRPSMVPDGSHRISFPTTSVSSYFPVSESPSRESKILSKELSVDYSKRTSSKVSRPSETTGTYFEDHDEEEYEAADEYEEGVEYEEGDEYEGAEQERGEEEGEEYEEKEAEEEEGEGYEGEEYEGEEYEGEEYQVVYNQVYDQVYDKVYDQVYDQAYEEYEEDEEHKEDHLQEEREVEQEEEEDEEEEEEEEEEEEEHEEEEEETINKVYRYEVESKPEGVGDFEDFDFLYMQAPEDVEQENSIVFKDIYQTSEDTEREMAYEQEMSYEQEMA from the exons ATGGGACCTGTGGGCAGAGTGCATGGTTTTCTACGGCCCCCCTGTCCATTATACGTTCCCATGCCTCCCCGGGCCCACGGCCACAAGAAGCCCCCCAAGTCAGAACCCTTCTCTGAATTCTTGGACTTCCTGGCCACAGGCCCCATCCTAGACAGCCTCCAGGTGGTGATGGATGAGGCAACCAAGAAAATGACCCAGATGCACACAGAGACTGGCCTGCCCCTGTTCGACGTGGATAAGGGGCCCAGTCGGAAGGCGAGGGATCAGAGGGATGCCATAGAAGTTGCTCGGAGACTCCGGAGGGATCGTCCTCACCTGTATCCTGCCTTCCCTAACAATTACCCATCGAGCTCCAGTTCCGAATCCAACTTCTACTACGGCAGAGATGAGTGCAAGGGCCCCTCTGATGGCCATGGCCGAGGCCCTCTGGGCGGAATCTTCATGAATCCTCCATGGCTGCACACCAAGGTCTCCCGCTTTCAGCCGAGGAATCCTCTGTCCCACCTCCCACCTATCCCAGAGAAGTTTCAGCTAGAAAAAGATTTGAAGCACGTTCTTCGGAAG AAAATGAAGAACCCCATGACTTCTCGCAGAGAGGACTTCTTCTTCTGGAAGAGGCCTTTGGACCCAGTGGACATGGTCTGGTCCAAAGAGAAGAGGCTGGAGTGGCTGTCCAAGCTCCTGGAACCCGTCCGAAAAAAGTCTTCCAAGATGCCCAGCCTGCTGGAGATCTTCAACGCTTTGGACAAAGTCAGCAGGACTAAGATTTCCACCCCACGGGGCACAAGCAGCACGGCCTGGAAGCCTTGCCCAAGCCAGGTACCCTGCCCGGCCCATATGCCCTGCACAGCCCGGATGCCCTGCACAGTCCACATGACCAGCCACATTCGGATGCCCTGCTCATCCCGGATGGTCAATTCAGCCTGGATGTCCCAGATGCCCAGCTCTCCTGGGATGTCCTACACCCGGAAGGCCAGCTCATCCAAGATGCCCTGCACGACCGAGATGCCTAGCCCACCCCGCATGCCCAGCCCAACTGAAAGGCCCAGCCCGACCAGGATATCCTGCTCGACCCAGatgcccccccctccccagagATCCTGTGCAACCCAGATACCCAGCCCACCCCAGAGATCCTGCTCGACCCAGATACCTAGCCCACCCCAGAGATCCTGTGCAACCCAGATGCCCAGCCCGCCTGAGATATCCTGCTCGACTCAAATGCCCAGCCTGACCCGGATGCCCAGCCCTACCCAGATGCCCAGCCCACCCCAGATGCCCAGCCCGCCCCGGATGCCCAGTCCATTCCAGATGCCCAGCCCAGTCCGATTGCCCAGTCCATCTTCTATTCCCAGTCCTCCATCACTCCCTTGCCTGGCCAATAAGTCCTCCCAGACAGAATGGGCCCACCTCAAAAGGTCCAGCTCCCTGAAGCCCATCCCCGTGAGCCGGAGCAACGTCATGGAAAAGGGCATCCAGGCGGAGACCCAAGCCTCCAAGGACAAGCCCAGCTGCATGGAGCAGGAGCTGGACTTCATCAAGGAGGAGCTCGAGAGGGAGCTCCTGGAGCTGCTGCTGGGCTCCCTGAACCCAAAGTCATcttcgtcctcctcctcctcctcgctGAAGGTGCCAGCCTACAACTCCGGCAAGGAGCCCTTCCACACACTGGACTTCCTGGCTGAGCACCAGCTCTTCCCGGCTCTGCAGGACGTGGTGAGCCAGGCCGTGCTCAGACTGAGCCTCGCCCGGCGCAGCAATGGCGTCCCGCTCTTTCCGGCACTGCAGCGCTATTTCAGCCAGATCAGGCAGCAGtgccagcagcagcagcagcagcctccACCGCCAccacaggaggaagaggaggaggaggaggaagaggaggaggaggaggaagagaaggcgCCCAAACCCGTGAGCCCCAAGCACTGGGAGCACGTCACCCACAAGTCCGTCTGGTACCTCCCAGAGGTCACCATCAAGGAGGATAACAAACCGATCATCGCCCAGCCCTTCACCACCAAGGAGAAGCGGACCCTGGTGTCCGTGACCATGCCCCTGCATGGCTCCACTACGGCCCGGATGCAGCGGGAAAAGGCCCAGGCCGAAGCCAGGGCCCTGGCAGAGGCCAAGGCCCATGCCCAGGAGGTCAGATCCCTGTCTCACATCAAAGCCAGAGTCCGAAGAGACTCCGAGAGTATGAGAAAG GCCAGGTACCAGAAGTTGAGCAAgaccctcaagaagcttcccCCTGAAATCTCTACTAAGTCCCACAAGTCCCTCATGTCTCACTTCTCACTCCTCAACCCCAAGAAGGAGTATATGATTCAGTTCCTCATGGATCAAGCCATTAAACTTCTCCTCTACAAGTACAACTATGAGAAGACCCTGGCGGAGAGGCTCGGCTTCATCTCTTTCTCCGTGGCCGACACCCTCATGGACCTCATCATCGGCTTCAAGAAAGTCAAGGGCCCAAGTATCCACCTCAATTCCCAGATCAACTGGCCCTGCGTGCTGGACAAGCTGGAGGCGGCCGAGCGAGCTTCTCTCCTGGAACCCCTGAAGAAGAAGGCTGGCATCGCCGGCGTCGGTGTCAGCCCTAGTACTGGCGCCGGCCCTGGAACTggcaccaccaccaccacctcctcctcttccagcCGCCACTCCCCTCGTCTGTCCCCCAAGTCTTCCCCCAAGCCCTTTCTCAGCCGGTACTCGCCGCCCTCACGGAGAGCCTCACCGCCCTCACGGAGAGCCTCGTCGCTCTCACAGAGAGCCTCTCCACCCTCGAGGAGGGCCTCGCCACCCTCGCGGAGGGCCTCGCCACCCTCGAGGAGGGCCTCACCCCGCTCTTCCAGGCCCTCCATGGTGCCGGATGGATCCCACAGGATTTCCTTTCCTACCACGAGTGTGTCGTCCTACTTTCCGGTTTCTGAGAGCCCAAGTCGGGAGTCCAAGATCTTGTCCAAAGAACTCTCTGTGGATTATTCCAAAAGAACGTCATCCAAAGTCTCCAGGCCCTCTGAAACAACAGGGACTTACTTTGAGGACCATGATGAAGAAGAGTATGAAGCAGCGGATGAGTATGAGGAGGGGGTTGAGTATGAGGAGGGAGATGAGTATGAGGGCGCTGAACAAGAGAGAGGTGAGGAAGAGGGCGAAGAGTATGAAGAAAAGGAGGCTGAAGAGGAGGAGGGTGAAGGGTATGAGGGTGAAGAGTATGAGGGTGAAGAGTATGAGGGTGAAGAGTATCAGGTGGTGTACAATCAAGTATACGATCAGGTATACGATAAGGTATACGATCAGGTATACGATCAGGCATATGAGGAATATGAGGAGGATGAGGAACACAAGGAGGATCATTTGCAAGAGGAACGTGAGGTggagcaagaggaggaggaggatgaggaggaggaagaggaggaggaggaggaagaagaggagcatgaggaggaagaggaagagactaTAAATAAGGTGTATAGGTATGAGGTTGAGAGTAAACCTGAGGGCGTGGGGGACTTTGAGGATTTTGATTTCCTGTATATGCAAGCTCCAGAGGATGTTGAACAGGAAAACAGTATAGTGTTCAAGGACATCTATCAGACCTCTGAGGATACTGAGCGGGAAATGGCCTATGAGCAGGAAATGTCCTACGAGCAGGAAATGGCCTAG
- the CCDC116 gene encoding coiled-coil domain-containing protein 116 isoform X1: MEGELSSSQESPGIHTPQGSITQSSWTSQVEGSPTTSMLQSVRGSGTLRSSIFDMYSRASELRTSKDSVVAPLGSERWTPRGSERWTPRGSERWTPRDSEPWTPRGSEPWTPRGSSHKRSSVDWPAQRSSVTTLRSSEARESRSSEARESQTSFGQTTTMTGGEQPSQSSSGQGSGTSIRQASQSVLTTEAQTSLSQSSVRTSVPLGSQSNVVIQDAETSIPQTAETSIPQTSETENIPQIVETQPSNSSEGLGPVYYKSSGGGHRHHSGYLADDEGTLKHSKFQVHKRPVFANMGPVGRVHGFLRPPCPLYVPMPPRAHGHKKPPKSEPFSEFLDFLATGPILDSLQVVMDEATKKMTQMHTETGLPLFDVDKGPSRKARDQRDAIEVARRLRRDRPHLYPAFPNNYPSSSSSESNFYYGRDECKGPSDGHGRGPLGGIFMNPPWLHTKVSRFQPRNPLSHLPPIPEKFQLEKDLKHVLRKKMKNPMTSRREDFFFWKRPLDPVDMVWSKEKRLEWLSKLLEPVRKKSSKMPSLLEIFNALDKVSRTKISTPRGTSSTAWKPCPSQVPCPAHMPCTARMPCTVHMTSHIRMPCSSRMVNSAWMSQMPSSPGMSYTRKASSSKMPCTTEMPSPPRMPSPTERPSPTRISCSTQMPPPPQRSCATQIPSPPQRSCSTQIPSPPQRSCATQMPSPPEISCSTQMPSLTRMPSPTQMPSPPQMPSPPRMPSPFQMPSPVRLPSPSSIPSPPSLPCLANKSSQTEWAHLKRSSSLKPIPVSRSNVMEKGIQAETQASKDKPSCMEQELDFIKEELERELLELLLGSLNPKSSSSSSSSSLKVPAYNSGKEPFHTLDFLAEHQLFPALQDVVSQAVLRLSLARRSNGVPLFPALQRYFSQIRQQCQQQQQQPPPPPQEEEEEEEEEEEEEEEKAPKPVSPKHWEHVTHKSVWYLPEVTIKEDNKPIIAQPFTTKEKRTLVSVTMPLHGSTTARMQREKAQAEARALAEAKAHAQEVRSLSHIKARVRRDSESMRKARYQKLSKTLKKLPPEISTKSHKSLMSHFSLLNPKKEYMIQFLMDQAIKLLLYKYNYEKTLAERLGFISFSVADTLMDLIIGFKKVKGPSIHLNSQINWPCVLDKLEAAERASLLEPLKKKAGIAGVGVSPSTGAGPGTGTTTTTSSSSSRHSPRLSPKSSPKPFLSRYSPPSRRASPPSRRASSLSQRASPPSRRASPPSRRASPPSRRASPRSSRPSMVPDGSHRISFPTTSVSSYFPVSESPSRESKILSKELSVDYSKRTSSKVSRPSETTGTYFEDHDEEEYEAADEYEEGVEYEEGDEYEGAEQERGEEEGEEYEEKEAEEEEGEGYEGEEYEGEEYEGEEYQVVYNQVYDQVYDKVYDQVYDQAYEEYEEDEEHKEDHLQEEREVEQEEEEDEEEEEEEEEEEEEHEEEEEETINKVYRYEVESKPEGVGDFEDFDFLYMQAPEDVEQENSIVFKDIYQTSEDTEREMAYEQEMSYEQEMA, encoded by the exons ATGGAGGGCGAGCTGAGCTCGAGCCAGGAAAGCCCTGGGATCCACACGCCGCAAGGCTCCATCACCCAGTCGTCATGGACTTCCCAAGTGGAGGGCTCGCCCACCACCTCTATGCTCCAGTCCGTGCGCGGCTCGGGGACCCTCCGAAGCTCCATCTTCGACATGTACTCACGGGCCTCCGAGCTCAGGACCTCCAAGGACTCAGTGGTCGCTCCGCTGGGCTCCGAGCGATGGACCCCCCGGGGCTCCGAGCGGTGGACCCCGCGGGGCTCCGAGCGGTGGACCCCGCGGGACTCCGAGCCGTGGACCCCGAGGGGCTCCGAGCCGTGGACCCCGCGAGGCTCCTCCCACAAGCGAAGCTCTGTGGACTGGCCTGCCCAGCGATCCTCGGTCACCACCTTGCGCTCCTCCGAGGCTCGCGAGTCTCGGTCCTCGGAGGCTCGAGAGTCTCAGACCTCCTTCGGCCAAACCACCACTATGACTGGAGGAGAACAGCCTTCGCAGAGCTCCAGCGGCCAGGGCTCGGGGACCTCCATTCGTCAGGCCTCGCAGAGCGTCCTCACCACGGAGGCCCAGACTTCCCTGAGCCAGAGCTCAGTCAGGACCTCCGTCCCTCTGGGCTCCCAGAGCAACGTCGTGATCCAGGACGCCGAGACCTCCATCCCTCAGACCGCCGAGACCTCCATCCCTCAGACCTCGGAGACCGAAAATATCCCTCAGATCGTGGAGACCCAGCCGTCCAACAGCAGCGAGGGCTTGGGCCCCGTCTACTACAAGAGCTCGGGGGGCGGTCACCGTCACCACTCCGGTTACCTGGCCGATGACGAAGGCACCCTGAAGCACTCCAAG TTTCAGGTACACAAGAGACCGGTGTTTGCCAATATGGGACCTGTGGGCAGAGTGCATGGTTTTCTACGGCCCCCCTGTCCATTATACGTTCCCATGCCTCCCCGGGCCCACGGCCACAAGAAGCCCCCCAAGTCAGAACCCTTCTCTGAATTCTTGGACTTCCTGGCCACAGGCCCCATCCTAGACAGCCTCCAGGTGGTGATGGATGAGGCAACCAAGAAAATGACCCAGATGCACACAGAGACTGGCCTGCCCCTGTTCGACGTGGATAAGGGGCCCAGTCGGAAGGCGAGGGATCAGAGGGATGCCATAGAAGTTGCTCGGAGACTCCGGAGGGATCGTCCTCACCTGTATCCTGCCTTCCCTAACAATTACCCATCGAGCTCCAGTTCCGAATCCAACTTCTACTACGGCAGAGATGAGTGCAAGGGCCCCTCTGATGGCCATGGCCGAGGCCCTCTGGGCGGAATCTTCATGAATCCTCCATGGCTGCACACCAAGGTCTCCCGCTTTCAGCCGAGGAATCCTCTGTCCCACCTCCCACCTATCCCAGAGAAGTTTCAGCTAGAAAAAGATTTGAAGCACGTTCTTCGGAAG AAAATGAAGAACCCCATGACTTCTCGCAGAGAGGACTTCTTCTTCTGGAAGAGGCCTTTGGACCCAGTGGACATGGTCTGGTCCAAAGAGAAGAGGCTGGAGTGGCTGTCCAAGCTCCTGGAACCCGTCCGAAAAAAGTCTTCCAAGATGCCCAGCCTGCTGGAGATCTTCAACGCTTTGGACAAAGTCAGCAGGACTAAGATTTCCACCCCACGGGGCACAAGCAGCACGGCCTGGAAGCCTTGCCCAAGCCAGGTACCCTGCCCGGCCCATATGCCCTGCACAGCCCGGATGCCCTGCACAGTCCACATGACCAGCCACATTCGGATGCCCTGCTCATCCCGGATGGTCAATTCAGCCTGGATGTCCCAGATGCCCAGCTCTCCTGGGATGTCCTACACCCGGAAGGCCAGCTCATCCAAGATGCCCTGCACGACCGAGATGCCTAGCCCACCCCGCATGCCCAGCCCAACTGAAAGGCCCAGCCCGACCAGGATATCCTGCTCGACCCAGatgcccccccctccccagagATCCTGTGCAACCCAGATACCCAGCCCACCCCAGAGATCCTGCTCGACCCAGATACCTAGCCCACCCCAGAGATCCTGTGCAACCCAGATGCCCAGCCCGCCTGAGATATCCTGCTCGACTCAAATGCCCAGCCTGACCCGGATGCCCAGCCCTACCCAGATGCCCAGCCCACCCCAGATGCCCAGCCCGCCCCGGATGCCCAGTCCATTCCAGATGCCCAGCCCAGTCCGATTGCCCAGTCCATCTTCTATTCCCAGTCCTCCATCACTCCCTTGCCTGGCCAATAAGTCCTCCCAGACAGAATGGGCCCACCTCAAAAGGTCCAGCTCCCTGAAGCCCATCCCCGTGAGCCGGAGCAACGTCATGGAAAAGGGCATCCAGGCGGAGACCCAAGCCTCCAAGGACAAGCCCAGCTGCATGGAGCAGGAGCTGGACTTCATCAAGGAGGAGCTCGAGAGGGAGCTCCTGGAGCTGCTGCTGGGCTCCCTGAACCCAAAGTCATcttcgtcctcctcctcctcctcgctGAAGGTGCCAGCCTACAACTCCGGCAAGGAGCCCTTCCACACACTGGACTTCCTGGCTGAGCACCAGCTCTTCCCGGCTCTGCAGGACGTGGTGAGCCAGGCCGTGCTCAGACTGAGCCTCGCCCGGCGCAGCAATGGCGTCCCGCTCTTTCCGGCACTGCAGCGCTATTTCAGCCAGATCAGGCAGCAGtgccagcagcagcagcagcagcctccACCGCCAccacaggaggaagaggaggaggaggaggaagaggaggaggaggaggaagagaaggcgCCCAAACCCGTGAGCCCCAAGCACTGGGAGCACGTCACCCACAAGTCCGTCTGGTACCTCCCAGAGGTCACCATCAAGGAGGATAACAAACCGATCATCGCCCAGCCCTTCACCACCAAGGAGAAGCGGACCCTGGTGTCCGTGACCATGCCCCTGCATGGCTCCACTACGGCCCGGATGCAGCGGGAAAAGGCCCAGGCCGAAGCCAGGGCCCTGGCAGAGGCCAAGGCCCATGCCCAGGAGGTCAGATCCCTGTCTCACATCAAAGCCAGAGTCCGAAGAGACTCCGAGAGTATGAGAAAG GCCAGGTACCAGAAGTTGAGCAAgaccctcaagaagcttcccCCTGAAATCTCTACTAAGTCCCACAAGTCCCTCATGTCTCACTTCTCACTCCTCAACCCCAAGAAGGAGTATATGATTCAGTTCCTCATGGATCAAGCCATTAAACTTCTCCTCTACAAGTACAACTATGAGAAGACCCTGGCGGAGAGGCTCGGCTTCATCTCTTTCTCCGTGGCCGACACCCTCATGGACCTCATCATCGGCTTCAAGAAAGTCAAGGGCCCAAGTATCCACCTCAATTCCCAGATCAACTGGCCCTGCGTGCTGGACAAGCTGGAGGCGGCCGAGCGAGCTTCTCTCCTGGAACCCCTGAAGAAGAAGGCTGGCATCGCCGGCGTCGGTGTCAGCCCTAGTACTGGCGCCGGCCCTGGAACTggcaccaccaccaccacctcctcctcttccagcCGCCACTCCCCTCGTCTGTCCCCCAAGTCTTCCCCCAAGCCCTTTCTCAGCCGGTACTCGCCGCCCTCACGGAGAGCCTCACCGCCCTCACGGAGAGCCTCGTCGCTCTCACAGAGAGCCTCTCCACCCTCGAGGAGGGCCTCGCCACCCTCGCGGAGGGCCTCGCCACCCTCGAGGAGGGCCTCACCCCGCTCTTCCAGGCCCTCCATGGTGCCGGATGGATCCCACAGGATTTCCTTTCCTACCACGAGTGTGTCGTCCTACTTTCCGGTTTCTGAGAGCCCAAGTCGGGAGTCCAAGATCTTGTCCAAAGAACTCTCTGTGGATTATTCCAAAAGAACGTCATCCAAAGTCTCCAGGCCCTCTGAAACAACAGGGACTTACTTTGAGGACCATGATGAAGAAGAGTATGAAGCAGCGGATGAGTATGAGGAGGGGGTTGAGTATGAGGAGGGAGATGAGTATGAGGGCGCTGAACAAGAGAGAGGTGAGGAAGAGGGCGAAGAGTATGAAGAAAAGGAGGCTGAAGAGGAGGAGGGTGAAGGGTATGAGGGTGAAGAGTATGAGGGTGAAGAGTATGAGGGTGAAGAGTATCAGGTGGTGTACAATCAAGTATACGATCAGGTATACGATAAGGTATACGATCAGGTATACGATCAGGCATATGAGGAATATGAGGAGGATGAGGAACACAAGGAGGATCATTTGCAAGAGGAACGTGAGGTggagcaagaggaggaggaggatgaggaggaggaagaggaggaggaggaggaagaagaggagcatgaggaggaagaggaagagactaTAAATAAGGTGTATAGGTATGAGGTTGAGAGTAAACCTGAGGGCGTGGGGGACTTTGAGGATTTTGATTTCCTGTATATGCAAGCTCCAGAGGATGTTGAACAGGAAAACAGTATAGTGTTCAAGGACATCTATCAGACCTCTGAGGATACTGAGCGGGAAATGGCCTATGAGCAGGAAATGTCCTACGAGCAGGAAATGGCCTAG